In a genomic window of Alteromonas gilva:
- a CDS encoding class II glutamine amidotransferase: protein MCELLGMSANTPTDLCFSVTGLTRRGGGTGPHKDGWGVAFYEGKGLRLFHDVEPCATSPIAEFVGKLPIKSKTAICHIRQANVGNINLSNTHPFVRELWGRNWVFAHNGQIPNFTRRVGMYEAVGDTDSEELFCDIMNQVRQNLPRDAMPAQLTDTLVSLAQEYARQGVFNCLLSNGDWLFSFCSTKMASITRRAPFGPACLKDVEVNIDFAAETAPDDVVSIIATEPLTHDEDWDIYERGEWKLWQHGEVIAGGKTDVPVHAAEATMTAPAGMPVDAKA from the coding sequence ATGTGTGAGTTGCTTGGCATGAGTGCTAACACCCCTACTGACCTGTGTTTTAGCGTTACCGGGTTAACCCGTCGTGGCGGCGGCACCGGCCCGCATAAAGATGGTTGGGGAGTGGCGTTTTACGAGGGCAAGGGTTTGCGTTTATTCCACGATGTTGAACCCTGCGCAACGTCACCTATTGCTGAGTTTGTTGGCAAACTGCCAATTAAGAGTAAAACCGCCATATGCCACATACGTCAGGCCAACGTCGGCAATATTAATCTGTCTAATACCCACCCTTTTGTTCGCGAGCTGTGGGGGCGTAACTGGGTGTTTGCCCATAATGGCCAGATACCGAATTTTACCCGGCGGGTGGGGATGTACGAAGCAGTGGGTGACACCGACAGCGAAGAGTTGTTCTGCGATATCATGAATCAGGTACGGCAAAATCTGCCGCGCGACGCCATGCCAGCACAACTCACCGATACATTGGTTTCGCTGGCTCAGGAATATGCCCGGCAAGGCGTGTTTAACTGTTTACTCAGTAACGGCGATTGGCTGTTTAGCTTTTGCAGTACCAAAATGGCCAGTATTACCCGCCGGGCACCCTTTGGTCCGGCGTGTTTAAAAGACGTCGAGGTAAACATTGATTTTGCCGCCGAGACGGCACCTGATGATGTGGTGAGTATTATTGCCACCGAACCACTCACCCACGACGAAGATTGGGATATTTATGAGCGCGGTGAGTGGAAGTTATGGCAGCACGGCGAGGTGATTGCTGGTGGCAAAACAGATGTGCCGGTGCATGCCGCCGAAGCGACCATGACGGCTCCGGCTGGTATGCCGGTGGATGCAAAGGCATAA
- a CDS encoding ABC transporter ATP-binding protein gives MLTINQLTKTYSNGVRALDGINLTIPKGMFGLLGPNGAGKSSLMRTIATLQSPDTGSIEFDGTDVIANPNELRQRLGYLPQDFGVYPRISAEKLLDHLAILKGLSNKAERKEAVEGLLVHTNLWQHRDKAVSGYSGGMRQRFGIAQALLGDPDLLIVDEPTAGLDPEERNRFHNLLVSLGEEKVIILSTHIVDDVSELCPNMAVLGQGQILLEGNPVELTYRLKERIWCKQVSLDELKEIEQQYSLISSRLIAGKHVVHIMADEAPEGFEAAPANLEDVYFSTLYESRKNAAKAA, from the coding sequence ATGCTCACCATCAATCAACTCACCAAAACGTACTCTAACGGCGTCCGTGCTCTCGATGGCATTAATTTAACCATACCCAAGGGTATGTTTGGCCTGTTAGGGCCAAATGGCGCGGGTAAGTCGTCACTTATGCGTACTATTGCCACACTGCAATCACCGGATACCGGCAGTATCGAATTTGATGGTACCGATGTTATTGCCAATCCAAACGAATTACGCCAACGGCTGGGGTACCTGCCGCAGGATTTTGGTGTTTACCCGCGGATCAGTGCCGAAAAACTGCTTGATCATCTGGCCATTTTGAAAGGTTTGAGTAATAAAGCTGAGCGTAAAGAAGCGGTAGAAGGTTTGTTGGTGCACACTAACCTTTGGCAGCATCGTGACAAAGCCGTCAGTGGCTATTCTGGCGGAATGCGTCAGCGTTTTGGTATTGCCCAGGCGCTGCTTGGTGACCCTGATTTACTGATAGTAGATGAGCCTACCGCCGGTCTCGATCCGGAAGAGCGCAACCGGTTTCATAATCTGCTGGTGAGTTTAGGCGAAGAAAAAGTGATTATTCTGTCCACGCATATTGTCGATGATGTGTCGGAGCTATGCCCCAATATGGCGGTACTGGGACAAGGGCAGATCCTGCTCGAAGGCAATCCTGTTGAACTTACCTACCGACTTAAAGAGCGTATTTGGTGCAAGCAGGTAAGCCTGGACGAGCTCAAGGAAATTGAACAGCAATACAGCCTGATCTCTTCGCGTCTGATTGCCGGTAAGCACGTGGTACACATTATGGCAGATGAGGCCCCTGAGGGCTTTGAAGCCGCACCGGCGAACCTTGAGGATGTGTATTTCTCGACCTTGTACGAGTCACGTAAAAACGCCGCGAAAGCAGCATAA
- a CDS encoding ABC transporter permease/M1 family aminopeptidase codes for MLLKTLGFEWRYYLRQPSFIVTAMVFFLLPFLATTTDSVRIGGGGNVLYNGSYAIAQTILIMGVFALFLLVNFIAGTATRNHTSKMSELIYTRPINPLQYQLGRFFGALLITLMVFATVPLGILIGSLMPWVDPERVGATHLSYYLTVFFYITVPGFLSMGMIFYALAQRVRSMMAAYLTALGVFIVYVVGGTLTSEPEYREIAALLDPFALRTFGEISRYWTVFDKNVTTISLEGVLLQNRLIWLAIGTTVLVVFGNLFSFRWQQGTKKVKPSKASRMPAPVGNRIDYPASAAYQWQKFTTTLGFEMRQVLFSPAMIVLVLFSIFNLTSLYAVPYGGLYGTDNMPLTQTMTGAIVDNFGLTMMIVLIYYSGEIVWRERSSGMGDIIESTPVFNAVFWVSKLLSMWAVLAVLYAVGMVFTIFFQLTKGYTNLELGLYFSELFYVELLPWMWVTVLVFFIQVLSPNKYLGMLLASAYLISTLVLNQLGVEHNMWTIGEAPSVLYSDLNGYGWFLTGFNWYMLYWGALSLALSVIGYGLWQRGPETKLKDRFKLLGYQLGKTGKGLLTASVVVFLATGGFIHYNTKVLNEFTGRDEGLDARAEYERQFVEFEEANIPVITSVNALVDIYPHQRRIEATAEVVVKNKQDTPIQRVLVSYPQHTPDWEIDLPGAQIVETMPEYRSAWLEFSEPLAPGAEIAGSISVVRDHEGFKDRGFDVAVAENGTFIDNYSLFPVFGFRTDLLISDRHERRKRDLPERPRAAKLEDSSKYSQSFFGKGVDFIDFETTVSTSAEQIAIAPGYLQKEWTEDGRRYFHYKMDSPMVAFYSFLSAEHEVKRDTHNGVNIEVYYDAKHAWNVDVMIQGVKDSLDYFTAEFGPYQHKQMRIIEFPGYRSFAQSFANTVPYSENIGFIADLRDPEDIDYVYYVTAHEVAHQWWGHQLGAADVQGSAILSESLSQYSAIMVLKNRYGENQIRRFLKYELDRYLRGRSGELLEEMPFMRSESQQYIHYRKGSVVMMSILDRLGEERLNAALAQLMADFRYKSDPYPTTLDLQAALNAVATPDEQAFIADLFEQITLYDLKLDAVTAEPVGDAYEVTLTVNGAKYAADGEGMETEQPLDEWVDIAIFTVEPSKVNDDSQILYKAKHQIVSGENVITVTVPEKPYYAGVDPFIKLIDRDSGDNVKPL; via the coding sequence ATGTTGCTTAAAACACTTGGTTTTGAATGGCGCTATTACCTGCGTCAGCCGTCATTTATTGTTACCGCGATGGTATTTTTCCTGCTGCCGTTTCTGGCGACTACTACCGACAGCGTGCGCATCGGAGGTGGCGGTAATGTGCTGTATAACGGCAGCTATGCGATTGCCCAGACGATTCTGATCATGGGCGTGTTTGCGCTGTTTTTACTGGTTAACTTTATTGCCGGGACGGCAACGCGCAATCACACCTCTAAAATGAGTGAGTTAATTTATACCCGCCCAATTAACCCCTTGCAGTACCAGTTAGGGCGCTTTTTTGGGGCGTTGCTGATCACTCTGATGGTTTTCGCCACAGTGCCGCTGGGTATTCTGATTGGCTCACTGATGCCGTGGGTTGATCCGGAGCGGGTTGGCGCAACGCACTTAAGCTACTACCTGACCGTCTTTTTTTATATTACCGTGCCGGGCTTTTTGTCGATGGGCATGATCTTTTACGCCCTCGCGCAGCGGGTGCGTTCGATGATGGCGGCCTACCTCACTGCGCTTGGCGTATTTATTGTGTATGTGGTGGGCGGCACTTTAACCAGTGAACCTGAATACCGGGAAATTGCTGCATTACTCGACCCATTTGCGCTACGCACTTTTGGCGAAATCAGCCGCTACTGGACCGTTTTTGATAAGAACGTTACCACCATCTCACTGGAGGGCGTGCTGCTGCAGAACCGCCTGATCTGGCTGGCGATTGGCACCACGGTTTTAGTGGTATTCGGGAATCTGTTTTCTTTTAGGTGGCAGCAGGGAACCAAGAAAGTTAAACCCAGCAAAGCATCGAGAATGCCAGCGCCGGTAGGTAACCGTATTGATTACCCGGCATCGGCGGCTTACCAATGGCAGAAATTTACCACCACCTTAGGCTTTGAGATGCGCCAGGTGTTGTTCAGCCCGGCGATGATTGTGCTGGTGTTGTTTAGCATATTCAACCTGACCTCCTTATACGCCGTCCCTTACGGTGGCTTGTATGGCACCGACAATATGCCGCTTACGCAAACCATGACCGGTGCCATTGTAGACAACTTTGGCCTCACCATGATGATCGTGCTGATTTACTACAGCGGCGAAATTGTATGGCGCGAACGTAGCAGTGGCATGGGCGATATTATCGAATCTACGCCAGTGTTCAATGCAGTGTTCTGGGTGTCCAAGCTATTGTCGATGTGGGCGGTGCTGGCCGTACTGTATGCGGTAGGCATGGTATTTACCATTTTCTTCCAGCTCACCAAAGGCTATACTAATCTGGAACTGGGTCTGTATTTCAGTGAACTCTTTTACGTGGAGTTGTTGCCCTGGATGTGGGTAACCGTACTGGTTTTCTTTATTCAGGTGCTAAGCCCCAATAAATACCTGGGCATGTTGCTTGCGTCAGCGTATTTAATTTCTACCCTGGTACTTAATCAGTTGGGGGTGGAACACAATATGTGGACCATCGGCGAAGCACCGAGTGTGCTTTACTCTGACCTCAACGGCTATGGCTGGTTCCTGACGGGCTTTAACTGGTACATGCTGTATTGGGGGGCATTAAGCCTGGCGCTGTCGGTTATCGGTTACGGTTTATGGCAACGCGGACCGGAAACCAAGCTGAAAGACCGCTTTAAACTGCTGGGCTATCAGCTGGGTAAAACAGGTAAAGGCCTGCTCACTGCCAGTGTGGTGGTGTTCCTGGCAACCGGCGGCTTTATTCATTACAACACTAAGGTGCTCAATGAGTTTACCGGCCGCGATGAAGGGCTCGATGCCCGCGCCGAGTATGAGCGTCAGTTTGTCGAATTTGAAGAGGCCAATATACCGGTGATCACCAGCGTGAATGCGTTGGTAGATATCTACCCGCACCAGCGCCGCATAGAAGCGACCGCCGAAGTTGTGGTTAAAAACAAACAGGACACCCCTATTCAGCGCGTGTTAGTGTCTTATCCTCAACATACGCCTGACTGGGAGATTGACTTGCCGGGCGCGCAAATTGTTGAAACTATGCCGGAATACCGCTCTGCCTGGCTGGAGTTCAGCGAGCCACTGGCGCCCGGAGCAGAAATCGCCGGTAGTATCAGTGTGGTGCGCGACCATGAAGGCTTTAAGGATCGCGGCTTTGATGTCGCCGTGGCCGAAAATGGCACCTTTATCGACAACTATTCACTGTTTCCGGTCTTTGGTTTCAGAACCGATCTGCTGATCAGTGACCGTCACGAACGTCGCAAGCGTGATTTACCGGAACGGCCTCGTGCTGCCAAGTTAGAAGACAGTAGTAAGTACTCGCAAAGCTTCTTCGGCAAGGGCGTGGATTTCATCGACTTTGAAACCACAGTGTCGACTTCCGCCGAGCAAATAGCCATTGCGCCGGGGTATCTGCAAAAAGAATGGACTGAAGACGGCCGGCGTTATTTCCACTATAAAATGGATTCACCGATGGTGGCATTTTATTCGTTCTTATCTGCTGAACATGAGGTTAAGCGCGATACCCATAACGGCGTAAATATCGAAGTGTATTACGATGCCAAACACGCCTGGAATGTGGATGTGATGATCCAGGGCGTGAAGGACTCGCTGGATTATTTTACGGCTGAATTTGGCCCGTATCAGCATAAGCAAATGCGCATTATAGAGTTCCCGGGCTATCGCTCATTTGCCCAGAGTTTTGCCAATACCGTGCCTTACTCTGAAAACATCGGCTTTATCGCAGACCTGCGCGATCCGGAAGATATCGACTATGTGTACTATGTGACTGCTCACGAAGTGGCTCACCAGTGGTGGGGCCATCAACTGGGTGCTGCAGATGTACAGGGCAGTGCAATACTGTCGGAGAGTTTGTCGCAATACAGTGCCATCATGGTGCTTAAAAACCGCTATGGCGAAAACCAAATTCGCCGTTTTCTTAAGTACGAGCTGGACCGCTATTTACGCGGCCGAAGCGGCGAGTTATTAGAAGAAATGCCCTTTATGCGCAGTGAGAGCCAGCAGTATATTCACTATCGCAAAGGCTCGGTCGTGATGATGTCTATTCTTGACCGCCTTGGTGAGGAACGCCTCAATGCGGCGCTGGCGCAATTAATGGCTGACTTCCGCTATAAGTCAGACCCTTACCCGACAACGCTGGATTTACAGGCGGCACTCAATGCCGTCGCAACGCCCGATGAGCAAGCCTTTATTGCCGATCTGTTTGAGCAAATCACCTTGTACGATCTCAAGTTGGACGCTGTGACGGCGGAGCCGGTTGGCGATGCATATGAGGTGACGCTTACCGTTAACGGCGCAAAATATGCCGCCGATGGTGAAGGCATGGAAACCGAGCAGCCCCTCGATGAATGGGTGGATATTGCCATTTTCACCGTGGAGCCCTCGAAAGTTAACGATGACAGCCAGATCCTGTATAAGGCGAAGCACCAGATAGTCAGCGGCGAAAACGTGATCACTGTCACCGTACCGGAAAAGCCCTATTACGCAGGCGTTGATCCCTTTATTAAACTTATCGACCGCGATAGCGGCGACAACGTTAAGCCGTTATAG
- a CDS encoding oxidoreductase-like domain-containing protein: MQKLPPKPREPLMDDCCGDGCCPCIWDIYYQKITQWREVKQALEEQNTNDDSNENGAGKAAE, from the coding sequence ATGCAAAAACTTCCTCCCAAGCCCAGGGAGCCGCTCATGGATGACTGTTGCGGTGACGGCTGTTGTCCGTGTATCTGGGATATTTATTACCAAAAAATCACTCAGTGGCGTGAGGTGAAGCAAGCCCTTGAAGAGCAAAACACTAACGATGATTCTAACGAGAACGGGGCGGGTAAAGCCGCGGAGTAA
- a CDS encoding CsgG/HfaB family protein, which translates to MKNSLQLKSLTLVVSAVLLLGGCTAKQSSRVIEAPKVESYNTSYAGEKSKVVVGNFVNRSSFQNGIFSNGVDRLGSQAKTILISNLQQTNRFAVLDRDNMDKLAEETGYAGTTQSVIGGRYLITGDVTEFGRKTEGDKQLFGLLGKGKSQIAYSRVTLNIVDTQTTAVVYSVSGAGEYSLSEREVLGFGSSAGYDATLNGKVLELSIREAINNLVAGIETGQWQPES; encoded by the coding sequence ATGAAAAACAGTTTGCAGTTGAAGTCTTTAACGCTGGTGGTTAGCGCCGTGCTGTTGTTGGGAGGGTGTACCGCCAAGCAATCTTCACGGGTAATCGAGGCGCCCAAAGTTGAGTCGTACAATACGTCTTACGCGGGTGAAAAAAGCAAGGTGGTCGTAGGCAATTTCGTTAACCGTTCGAGCTTTCAGAATGGCATTTTTTCTAATGGTGTCGACCGTTTGGGTTCGCAGGCTAAAACCATCTTAATCAGTAATTTACAGCAAACTAACCGCTTTGCCGTGCTCGACAGAGACAATATGGACAAGCTGGCAGAGGAAACCGGTTACGCCGGCACAACCCAGTCAGTCATTGGCGGCCGCTATCTCATCACCGGTGATGTCACCGAGTTTGGTCGTAAAACCGAGGGCGATAAGCAATTGTTCGGTTTATTGGGCAAAGGAAAGTCGCAAATTGCCTATTCGCGGGTGACCCTGAATATCGTAGATACCCAAACCACGGCGGTGGTGTATTCGGTCAGTGGGGCCGGCGAGTACAGTTTGTCAGAGCGCGAAGTGCTCGGCTTTGGCAGCAGTGCTGGCTACGATGCCACCCTTAACGGCAAGGTACTTGAGTTGTCGATTCGTGAAGCGATCAATAATTTGGTAGCGGGTATTGAAACTGGTCAGTGGCAGCCTGAAAGTTAA
- a CDS encoding DUF4810 domain-containing protein, whose product MNIKILLGFAAVFLLTACESTPQRIYYHGDYAASVYHYFKSDEVTVDEQINALTIIIEKAANSGRPIAPGIHAHLGMLYFEQGDSVNGIAQFEIEKQLFPESVAYMDFLLANQGVTQ is encoded by the coding sequence ATGAATATCAAAATCTTATTAGGCTTTGCGGCCGTTTTTCTGCTGACGGCGTGCGAGAGTACGCCGCAGCGCATTTACTATCATGGTGATTACGCTGCATCGGTTTACCACTACTTTAAAAGTGATGAGGTGACTGTTGATGAGCAAATTAACGCGCTCACTATCATCATCGAAAAGGCCGCTAATTCTGGCCGCCCCATTGCCCCGGGCATACATGCCCATTTGGGCATGCTTTACTTTGAGCAGGGCGACAGCGTAAACGGCATTGCGCAGTTTGAAATCGAAAAACAACTGTTCCCTGAATCCGTAGCTTATATGGATTTTCTGTTGGCTAATCAAGGAGTCACGCAATGA
- a CDS encoding DUF799 domain-containing protein gives MSRWMGMIVVAVALLSGCTSSPQQSYDYTALRNARPASILVLPPVNQSTEVVAPYGVMAQIAKPIAEAGYYVFPVAVVNQTFMANGMTVAEDAQAIPPLKLHEIFGADAGMYITITDYGTTYAVLASDTVVSIEARLIDLRSGQLLWQGAASASSGENRGNSGGGMLGMLVEAAITQIIETVSDRGFDVAAIATGRLLSPTARDGLLPGPRSPQYQLMPQTEAHSATPISGQ, from the coding sequence ATGAGCCGTTGGATGGGAATGATAGTAGTGGCGGTGGCTTTGCTAAGTGGTTGCACGAGCAGTCCGCAACAGAGCTATGACTACACCGCGCTGCGCAACGCCCGACCGGCGTCGATACTGGTATTGCCGCCGGTAAACCAAAGCACAGAGGTGGTGGCTCCCTATGGCGTGATGGCGCAAATTGCCAAACCCATTGCCGAAGCAGGCTACTACGTGTTTCCGGTTGCGGTAGTCAATCAAACCTTTATGGCTAACGGCATGACCGTGGCTGAAGATGCGCAGGCGATCCCGCCGCTTAAGCTGCATGAGATATTTGGCGCCGATGCGGGTATGTATATTACCATCACGGATTACGGCACCACCTACGCTGTGCTGGCCAGTGACACCGTGGTATCAATTGAGGCCCGCCTGATTGATCTGCGCAGTGGTCAGTTGCTATGGCAGGGCGCTGCCAGTGCGTCGAGCGGTGAAAACCGCGGTAATTCGGGCGGCGGTATGCTGGGTATGCTGGTAGAGGCGGCCATTACGCAGATTATCGAAACTGTTTCGGACCGTGGTTTTGATGTGGCCGCTATTGCCACCGGGCGGCTGTTATCGCCCACCGCGCGTGACGGCTTACTGCCAGGCCCGCGTTCACCGCAGTATCAACTGATGCCGCAAACCGAGGCGCACAGCGCAACACCGATCAGTGGGCAATGA
- a CDS encoding TonB-dependent receptor, with protein sequence MTYQRTLATLSIFSLFSSLLLLALPARGQSNDDTVPDNIERITTTGSRTGTDNQNAPLVISAVSRDELALLSPTHIEEALKFIAGAQVQRGNGQEYLPALRSQVFTGAGACGGLLTAEDGIPLRAAGFCNINELFEAHSEMAAQIEVLKGPGSALYGSNAVHGVINVITPDTTLGGGMAGVDYGSYGYSRYKLRAGHNYGDGGVGINTSITRDTGYREQEGVDQEKINLRHQHTWDDVSLTTGLTYTNLDQETAGYITGLNAYKDPVLARSNENPEAFRKASALRIWSRLQWQLNNGDTVSVTPYVRDQDMQFLMHFLPGTPLEENTQQGAGVQSLWAHAISDTLTLNTGVDIEFTEGTLLQSQDGPTEGSAFLTETIPAGKHYDYTVDASLYAGFAELEWQQQKWLVSAGIRYEYMGYDYTNNMNSGRLREDGSECGFGGCRYSRPPSGDNSFTNASPKLGATYIYSDTTRWYANYSLGYRAPQATELYRLQRAQQVADLASEKARNLEVGIKGDYPSVRYTVSAYTMDKDNFIFRDSDFFYVNDGKTRHTGIELELDWQLSEHWDIAVAATAARHTYEFDRVLNDVNINGNDIDTAPRVIADVRLGYQLADTTRVELEWNRVDDYYTDPENLHRYEGHELVNIRASWQVTPQLTMFARVNNALDTAYAERADFTSFGGDRYFPGRPRNYLLSLTYRWF encoded by the coding sequence ATGACTTATCAGCGAACACTCGCTACGCTTTCGATTTTCTCTTTGTTCAGCAGCTTACTGTTACTGGCGCTTCCAGCCAGAGGCCAATCTAACGACGACACCGTACCTGACAACATTGAGCGGATCACAACGACCGGCTCCCGTACCGGTACCGATAACCAAAATGCGCCGCTGGTGATCAGTGCGGTCAGTCGCGACGAACTGGCTTTGCTTTCGCCCACCCATATTGAGGAAGCCCTCAAGTTTATTGCCGGTGCTCAGGTGCAACGGGGTAACGGTCAGGAATACTTACCGGCCTTACGCTCACAGGTGTTTACCGGTGCCGGGGCCTGCGGGGGGCTGTTAACCGCCGAAGATGGTATACCGCTGCGCGCAGCCGGTTTTTGTAATATCAACGAGCTGTTTGAGGCCCATTCTGAAATGGCAGCGCAAATTGAGGTGCTCAAAGGCCCGGGCTCGGCCCTGTATGGCTCTAATGCCGTGCACGGGGTGATAAACGTCATTACCCCTGATACCACCTTGGGTGGCGGTATGGCAGGAGTTGATTACGGCTCTTACGGCTATAGCCGCTATAAGCTTCGCGCCGGGCACAATTATGGCGATGGCGGCGTGGGTATCAACACCAGTATTACCCGCGACACCGGCTATCGCGAGCAGGAAGGTGTTGATCAGGAAAAGATTAATCTCAGGCATCAGCATACCTGGGACGACGTCAGCCTCACCACCGGCCTGACCTATACCAATCTCGATCAGGAAACCGCCGGCTACATTACCGGCCTGAACGCCTATAAAGATCCCGTACTCGCGCGCAGCAATGAAAACCCCGAAGCGTTTCGCAAGGCCAGCGCATTACGCATCTGGTCGCGCCTGCAGTGGCAACTGAACAACGGCGATACCGTCTCTGTAACGCCCTATGTTCGGGATCAGGATATGCAGTTTTTAATGCATTTTTTGCCGGGCACACCACTTGAGGAAAACACGCAACAAGGCGCAGGCGTACAATCGTTGTGGGCGCACGCCATTTCCGACACGCTGACACTCAATACCGGTGTGGATATCGAGTTTACCGAAGGCACTTTATTGCAATCGCAGGATGGTCCCACTGAGGGCTCAGCGTTTCTGACCGAAACCATCCCTGCCGGCAAACACTACGATTACACCGTAGACGCCAGTCTGTATGCCGGTTTTGCTGAGCTTGAATGGCAACAACAGAAATGGCTGGTATCAGCCGGTATTCGCTACGAATACATGGGCTACGACTATACCAATAATATGAACAGCGGCCGACTGCGTGAAGACGGCAGCGAGTGCGGTTTCGGCGGCTGTCGATACAGTCGCCCGCCCAGTGGCGACAACAGTTTCACCAATGCTTCGCCCAAATTAGGGGCCACCTATATCTATTCAGACACCACCCGCTGGTATGCCAATTACTCTTTGGGTTACCGCGCGCCCCAGGCTACTGAACTCTACCGCCTGCAACGCGCTCAGCAGGTTGCCGATCTGGCCTCCGAAAAAGCCCGCAACCTCGAAGTGGGTATTAAAGGCGATTACCCGTCTGTGCGTTATACGGTGTCGGCTTACACCATGGATAAAGACAATTTTATCTTCAGAGACAGTGATTTCTTTTACGTCAACGATGGTAAAACCCGCCACACAGGGATTGAGCTGGAGCTTGACTGGCAGCTCAGCGAACACTGGGATATCGCGGTGGCCGCCACGGCAGCGCGCCATACCTATGAGTTTGACCGGGTACTTAACGACGTCAATATCAACGGCAACGACATCGACACGGCGCCACGGGTTATTGCCGATGTACGCCTGGGTTATCAACTGGCCGACACGACGCGAGTTGAACTTGAATGGAACCGGGTGGACGATTACTACACCGATCCGGAAAACCTGCATCGTTACGAAGGCCATGAACTGGTAAATATCAGAGCCTCATGGCAGGTTACGCCACAATTAACAATGTTCGCCCGGGTGAATAACGCGCTTGATACCGCTTATGCTGAGCGCGCCGACTTTACCTCATTTGGCGGCGACCGCTACTTTCCCGGCCGGCCGCGTAATTACCTGCTGAGCCTGACGTATCGCTGGTTTTAA